The genomic interval CAGAGTGGCCCCTCAAATATAAAGACTTTGAACCCTATTACACTGAGGCAGAACAGCTGTATAAAGTGCATGGTCAGGTGGGGGATGACCCAACCGAACCACCCCGAAGTGGGGATTATCCCTACCCTGCGGTGAGCCATGAACCTGAAATTCAGGTAGTGGTCGATGCGATCGCCCAACAGGGGTTGCATCCCACAACAATTCCCCTGGCGCTCACCCGTCAAACGGATGACCCAACCAACGATTCTGAAGTCAGCGGAATTGTGCCCGCATTAAAATTTGCCAGCGTCACCCTCAAAACGGGCGCGAAGGTCGTTGGTTTGCACGCCAACCCCTCTGGCAAAGAAGTGAAAGCCGTCGAAGTAGAAATTAGCGGTCAAACCTATTTGTTTTTTGGAGATATTGTGGTGCTGTCCTGTGGGGCAATTAACTCAGCCGCATTGTTGTTGCGGTCTGCCCACGATATACATCCCAACGGACTTGCAAACAGTTCTGGCCTGGTCGGGCGCAATTTCATGAAACATCTGATGACCGCGATCGTCCAACTGAGTGCGCCCAACTCCGGCAAGTTTCAAAGAAGCATCAGCGTCAATGATTTCTATTGGGGAGAAGAAGGATTTCCCTACCCAATGGGACACATTCAGAACACAGGCGGACTGTTGCAGGACATCATTTTTGCTGAATCTCCTCCGGTGCTATCGCTGTTTGCCAAAGTTTTACCCGGATTTGGACTCCAGCAGTTAGCCACTCGATCGATCGGGTGGTGGGTGCAAACAGAAGACCTCCCCTCCCTCGATAACCAGGTTCGTATCGTCGGCAACAAGCTTCATCTCGATTACACCCCAAACAATACAGAAGCACACGAACGCCTGGTTTATCGTTGGACAGAAGTGCTGAAAGCGATCGAAAAAAACACGAAACAAACGGTTCTACAACGCAGCGGGCTGCATCCCCACGGTGAGGCACCGATTCAAGTCGTTGCCCATCAATGTGGCACCTGTCGTTTCGGCGAAAACTCAGCAGATTCTGTGCTAAATCTCAACTGTCGCGCCCATGATATTGATAACTTGTATGTTGTGGATGGCAGTTTCTTCCCTTCCAACGCCAGCGTCAGTCCCGCTTTAACCATCATTGCCAATGCTTTAAGAGTTGGAGATCACTTGATCGAGCGCTTGAAGTGAAGGGGAAAGGATACAGGATGAAGGATAAAGGATAAGAATACGAGTAGACTTTGGCGTAAGTTTGGCAACGATTGCTTGAGACAGTTCTGAGTGCTGAAGACTGAGTACTGAGTCAGAATGGTCGCCTTATTTCCGCTTTGCAGTACGAGTGACGAATGACTCATTCCCCATTCCCCAACTTAAAACTCAAAACTTAAAACTCCTCCCTCTGTTCCCTACACCCTCCCACCTAACTATGCTGCGCTACCTCCGCCAACACTACCCTGAATATCTAATGGAAGCCTGGGGTTTGGGAATGTTTATGATCTCCGCTGGGGTGGTAACGACCTTACTGGAATACCCCCAATCGCCCTTGCACCAAGCACTTCCCGATGCTTTTGTGCGCCGAGTAATTAACGGAATTGCAATGGGATTGACGGTGTTGGGAATTGTCTATTCACCCTGGGGGAAGCGATCGGGCGCACATATCAATCCGGCTTTTTCCCTTACCTTTTTGCGATTAGGCAAAATGAAAGCCTGGGATGCCGCGTTCTATGTCCTGTTTCAATTCCTCGGTGGATTGTTCGGTGTTCTGCTGGTTGCAATTCTGTTCAACTTATCTTTTACCGATCCTCCCGTTAAATATATTGTGACGATTCCCGGTACATGGGGCGTGTTAATTGCATTGGTGGGGGAACTGGCGATCGCCTTCTTCACCATGACAATTGTTTTATACACCAATAACCATCGCAAACTGGCTCCCTTGACGGGGGTATTTGTCTGTTTTTTGGTCATGAGCTACGTCATTTTTGAGTCTCCCCTGTCTGGATTTGGCATGAACCCTGCCCGCACCGTGGCATCGGCACTCCCCTCTGGAATTTGGACTGCAATTTGGATTTATTTGTTTGCGCCCATCATCGGGATGCTGTTAGCAGCTGAGATGTATGTCAGACACAGGGGTATTCACCGCGTTACCTGTGCCAAAATGCTGAACCATCGCTGTACCGATACCCACTGTATCCACTGCGGCGATCGCACGGAACATGCACTTGATATTTTGTCTGATCACCAAAAACTTAAAAATATGGGATCAAAAAATACATAAAGCAATTTATTTGTTATTCGTTATTTGTTGCTCGTCATCTGTCATTCGTCATTTGTCATTCATCAGCAATGCCTGACACCTTACACCTGCTGCCTTCTGCCTTTTCATCCTTCATCCTTCATCCTTTATCCTTTCCTACCCCCTACTCCCGGAGATCTCACCATGATCATCGACGACCAGCAATACGACCTGATTATCATTGGTACCGGTGCGGGGGGAGGCACTCTGGCGTACCAACTGGCACCGACGGGCAAAAAGATTCTGATCCTGGAACGGGGAACCTACTTACCGAGAGAGAAGGCAAACTGGAGTGCGACGGAAGTATACGCTAAAGAGCGATATCACACCAATGAAACATGGTACGACATTGGTGGAGAGCCATTTCGCCCCCAAATGAGCTATTGGGTTGGGGGAAATACGAAGGTTTATGGAGCTGCCTTAATTCGGTTGCGGGAACGGGATTTTGACGAGGTGAACCATCAGCAGGGTGTTTCCCCAGCCTGGGCGCTGAAGTACACGGATTTTGAACCCTACTACGCCCAAGCCGAAAAGTTATACGAAGTGCACGGACGGCAGGGAGATGACCCGATCGAACCTCCCCGCAGTGGCGATTATCCCCATCCTCCGGTGAGCCATGAACCCCGTATTCAGCAAATTGCTGAGGCGATCACAAAACAGGGTTTGCGTCCATTCCACCTGCCCCTGGGAATTCGGCTGAATGAGGTCGATCGCACCATCAGCACCTGCATCCGCTGTGATAGCTGTGATGGCTTTCCCTGCCTGGTACACGCTAAATCCGACGCTGAAACCGGAGGCATTCGCCCAGCCTTGCAATATCCCAACGTGACCCTAAAAACCGAGGCAAAAGTTTTGCGGTTGCACACCAGTGAATCGGGGCGCGAAATTAAAGCGGTGGAAGTGGAGATGGGCGGAGAAACCTACCTATTTCACAGCAATCTTGTAGTGGTTGCCTGTGGGGCAATTAACTCAGCGGCATTGCTTTTGCGATCGCACAATGACAAGCATCCAAACGGACTGGCAAACCGCTCCGACCAGGTCGGACGGAACTTTATGAAGCATTTGACCACCGCACTGGTGCAAATTAGCGAGGTTCCCAACCCCGACACCTACCAAAAAACGATTTGCGTCAACGATTTTTACTGGGGCGACAATCAGTTCCCCTACCCCATGGGACAGGTGCAGAACACGGGTAATGTGCTGCCCGACATGATTCCAGCGGAAGCTCCCCCCCTCCTTGCCCCGTTTGCCAAGTTGGTGCCGCAGTTTGGTCTGCAACGAATTGCCAGCCACACTACAGGTTGGTGGCTTCAGTCAGAAGACCTACCCGATCCCAACAATCGCGTCCGCATGAAAGGCGAAAAACTGCATTTGGAATACACCCCCAACAACAGCGATGCCCACGAGCGGCTGATTTACACCTGGGTTAATGTGTTGAAATCGATCGACAAGCGATCGGAAACTGCCAGAATTCCCCACGGCATCTACCCCCGCAACAGCACCGGCATCCAGGTGATGGCGCATCAATGCGGTACCTGCCGCTTTGGCGAAGACCCCACCACCTCCGTTCTTGACCTCAACTGCCGCACCCATGATGTAGATAACCTCTACGTGGTAGACAGCAGCTTCTTCCCCTCCAACTCTGGCGTCAATCCCACCCTCACCATCATCGCCAATGCTTTGAGAGTGGGCGAGCATTTAGCAGAAAGAATGAAGTGAGGGATGGGGGATGGGGATGAAAAAGTTTTAAGTTTTAAGTTTTGAGTTTTGAGTTGAGAGCCAGTGAGTAGTAAGCAGTACCCAACTGATAATTGATAACTGAAAACTGAAAACTAATGACTAAAACTATCCCCTGATCCCTATCACTCTTTTATCCTTTATCCTTCAGCTTTTCCCTGACACCTGACACCTGACACCTACCCCCTATTTCAAAGGAGAATCCATGACCAAACTTGCAGGCAAAGTCGCGATCGTTACTGGTAGCAGTGGCGGCATTGGACAGGGAATTGCGGAGCGTCTGGCTCAGGATGGTGCCAGTGTGGTGATTGATTACCATACCCATCCCCAGGGGGCAGAGGAGACGCTTTCAGTGGTGGAATCAGCCGGGAGTAAGGGGCTGATCGTTCAGGCGGATCTGAGCGTTGTCAGTGATATTCAAAAGCTGGTCAGTGCGACCATTGACCACTTCGGCAAGGTGGATGTTTTGGTCAATAATGCCGGAATGGATGGCAAGAATAAGGATTTCTGGGATTTAACCGAGGCGGATTTTGATGCCGTGATCAATCTCAACTTAAAGGGAACATTTTTTGCCACGCAAATGGTCGTTAAACATTTCATTGACACCAAACGCGCGGGCAAAATTATCAACATCAGTTCAGTTCACGAAGAACTCCCCTTTCCCCACTTCGCGCCCTATTGTGTCAGTAAAGGTGGCATCAAAATGATGATGCGCGACCTGGCGATCGAACTCGGTCCCCTGGGCATCACCATTAACAACATTGCCCCAGGCGCGATCGAAACCCCGATTAATACTGCCCTGTTAAATGACCCCGAAAAGCTCTCTGCCCTGCTCAAAAACATTCCCTTAGGAAGACTTGGCAAACCCAGCGACATCGCCCCCCTGGTGTCCTTCCTGGCATCTTCTGATGCAGACTATATGACCGGTACCACCTTCTTTGTCGATGGCGGCTTACTGTGGAACTACCATGAACAGTAAGAATGGGGAGTGGGGAATAGGGAGTTTTAAGTTTTGAGTTTTGAGTTTTAAGTGTGGGGTGAAGAGAAGTTTGAGTTAGATTCAACCGTATGGCTGGCAAAAAACACAGGCACCGAACCCTGAGTTCCCGAATCTGGGAAGTTCTGCGTGAGGAGTGGGGGATTTGGCTCGCGATCGCCATTCTTTTGCTGGGTGCACTTTTGTTTTCTGAACAACTGGCTGTTTGGCTCGAAAAATCCGCATTTATCAAAGTTCTTGATTCTCTCAGTAAACTGGGTTTACTGGTTGCTGCAATTGCGTTTTTGAGGGAAATCCCGAAATGGGAAGAACGCGCAGCAGAAGAAGCAAGAAGAAGACAGCTTGAATATTGGAGGGCGATCGATGTTGCAAGAACCACCACAAGAACCAAAAAGGGCGAGTTATACAGCACGTCGTTAAAGATTGCTTTAGAAGGTTTAGCCGCAGAAAAGGATACGAGTGGAAAACCAATCAAACTCACCAATATTGCGGCTGGCGGAGCAAAGCTTGAGGCAGTTGATTTAGAAAATTCTCACCTCTACGTCTGTGGTTTTCAAGTAGCTGATTTAAGTGAAGCAAATTTTCGTAACACTACCCTTGAAGTTGTGCATTTTACGAGAGCACGGCTGTTTGGGGCTAATTTTAGCAATGCTGTGTTTCTAGATGTTGGATTCACCCATGCTTTGTGCGATTCAGAAACCCTATTTCCAGATGGTTTTGATGCTCAAAAAGCAGGAGCGTACTTGATAAAGCCAGATGCGGATTTAAAGCAGGCAAAGCTGGTCAATGCGTTACTGTGGAATGCAAATCTCCAAGGTGCAAATCTCCAAGGTGCAAATTTGCAGGGTGCCATCATGGGTGGATTGAAAAATAATTGGCAGCGCACGAACCTTCAGAATGCGAATCTTGAAGGAGCTAGAGCAGGACGTGTTGATCTACGGTTTGCTGATCTCAGAAATGCTAATCTTCAAGGTGCTGATCTTTATAATGCAAACCTCCAAGGTGCAGACTTGAAGGGCGCTGACTTTCGTGGAGCGAGATTCATCACGGCGGATCAAATCAAAGCCGCCGAATTTTATTACGAAGCAATATACGACGATGATTTTCACAAGGAGCTAGGGTTATTTCCATGAAACTCGATCGCATCACCAGCAATTCCAATCGCATGAATGGACAGCCTTGTATTCGTAATCTTCGACTTACAGTTCGTCGGGTGATTGAGTTACTAGCGACCTATTCTGACCGAGAAGAACTACGCCGGGAGTTTCCCGAATTAGAAGATGAAGACATTCGGCAAGCCCTGATTTTTGCCTCTTCCTACCTGGAAGATCGCATCATTGAGCTACCCGATCGATATGAAACTGTTGCTTGATCAGGGATTACCACTCTCTGCGGCAGCATTGCTACGTGATGCAGGTTTCGATACCATTCATGTTAGTGAAATTGGAATGTCTGAAGCCGAAGATACAGAAATCATCCAGAGAGCCAAAGATGAGGAACGTGTTGTTGGTACGCTCGATGCAGATTTTCATACTTTACTGGCGCTTGATGCAGCAATTTCTCCCTCAGTCATCCGCATTCGAATTGAAAGGTTACGTGCTCAAGCATTCACAGATCTGTTGCTGATGGTAATCTCTGAATGTGAAGCGGAGTTGAGCCAGGGAGCAGCGATTACGGTTGAGCCAAGCCGTATTCGTATTCGTCGTTTGCCACTGCTATCTGATGTCTAGCTAGTTTCCCCCATTTTCCCACCCCCCATCACTTCTTCTCTATGCCCAAACAAACGATCGCTGCCAAAATTGTCGAAACCCTGGTGCAGGCAGGAGTACGCCGCGTCCATGGGGTTGTGGGAGATTCCCTCAACAGTCTGGTCGAGGAAATTCGACGTACCGATGGGATTGATTGGATTCACTATCGGCACGAGGAAGCGGCAGCATTCGCAGCGGGAGCGGAGGCGCAACTGAGTGGGCAACTGGCGGTGTGTGCGGGTAGTTGCGGACCGGGAAATGTGCATTTGATCAATGGATTGTACGACTGTCACCGCAGTATGACACCGGTGCTGGCGATCGCCGCCCACATTCCCAGCAGCGAAATTGGGACGGGGTACTTTCAGGAAACGCACCCCGATCGCCTGTTTGTGGAATGCAGCCACTACTGTGAGCTGATTTCCTCTGCCCGCCAGATGCCAAGGATTCTTCAAATTGCGATGCAGCATGCCATCAGCAAAAGTGGTGTGTCCGTGATTGCCCTTTCTGGCGACGTGGCAATGGAGCCAATTCCCGACGATTCCCTTGCCAATACCGTCATGACGATCCGTCCTGCCATCCGCCCAACCGACGAAGACCTCCAGACCTTAGCAGCCCTACTCAATCATGCAGAAAAAGTCACCCTTCTCTGTGGCAGCGGTTGTGCGGGTGCCCACGCTGAGCTACTGGCGTTGGGTGAAGCCCTGAAATCGCCGATGGTGCATGCACTCCGAGGCAAGGAACACGTCGAATACGATAATCCTTACGACGTTGGCATGACCGGGCTAATTGGATTTCCTTCTGGCTACCGGGCACTGGAAAGCTGCAATGTGCTGTTAATTTTGGGTAGCGACTTTCCCTATAAGGATTGGTATCCGAAACAGGCAAAAATTGCCCAAATTGACATTCGCCCCGAACGGTTGGGACGCCGATGCCATATCGACTTGGGGCTGATGGGAGATGTTAAGCAAACCCTCCAAGCACTCCTCCCTTTGCTGCACACTAAAACCGATCGCACCCATCTCGATACCTCCCTGGAGTATTACCGGAAAACCCGTGCGGAACTCGACTCGCATGCGATCGGAGTGGCAGGAAATCGCCCCATTTATCCTGAATACCTGGCAAGTGTGATCAGTGAACTGGCAGCCGAAGACGCCATTTTTACAGCGGATGTCGGTTCTCCAACAGTGTGGGCAGCCCGTTACCTGAAAATGACCAGAGATCGACGGTTGCTCGGTTCCTTCAACCACGGTTCAATGGCAAACGCGATGCCCCAGGCGATTGGTGCCCAATTTCTTTACCCCGATCGTCAGGTGATTTCCCTCTCAGGGGATGGTGGTTTCACCATGCTCATGGGCGACTTCATCACCCTGTTTCAGTACGATCTGCCCGTCAAGGTAATTGTGTTTAACAATGGGGTGCTGGGATTTGTGGCGATGGAAATGAAAGTGGCGGGGCTTCCCCCCTACGGTACAGACCTGAAGAATCCTGATTTCGCTAAGATGGCAAATGCGATGGGTGTATTGGGAATTCGGGTGGAAGATCCTGCCGATGTTCGTCCGGCGATCGAGCGGGCATTGAAATACAACGGCCCCGTTCTGGTAGATGTATTGACCAATCCCAGTGAACTGTCATTACCGCCCAAGATCGAACTGAATCAGGCATGGGGTTTCAGTCTGTACATGCTGAAGGAAACCCTTTCTGGTCATGGTGATGAGGTGGTGCGAACGATCGAAAGCAACTTCTTGAAGCGAAAAAAATAGCACCGCCAGAGAAGGCAGGAGACAAAAGGCAGGAGGTAGGAGAAGCGGCTATCCTGGATTCTAAAGAGGCGTCGGAGTAGCAATTCTGAATGCTGGCTGCCGGATTCTTGATGCTAAATTGGAGAATTCTATGGTGACATCTACTCAGCACTCAGAACTTAGAACTCAAAACTGGCAACCTGCCAACGGCACCCCAGAATGGCTCTATGAGGAACTCAAACAACTTCTTCCAGCCGGTCGCATCCTGCATCGTCCGATTGACTTAATTGCCTTTGCATCTGATGCCAGCTTTTATCGGCTGATTCCCCAGGCGATCGTGTTTCCCAGGACGATCAAAGAAGTTGCAGCCCTGTTTCGCTACAGCCAACGGCGGCGGTTTCCCATCACCTTCCGTTCTGCGGGTACCAGCCTTTCGGGTCAGGCAGTCACAGATGGCATTCTGGTCGAAACCAAACGCTACTGGCAGGGATTGACCATTGAAGCAGACGGACTCAAAGTGCGGGTACAACCAGGGGTAATTGGGGCGCAGGCGAATCTGATGCTATTGCCCTATCGCACCAAGATTGGTCCCGATCCCGCCAGTATTCAAGCCTGTACGCTGGGGGGCATTTTATCTAACAACTCCAGCGGTATGTGTTGTGGTGTGGCCCAAAACGCCTATCATACGCTTGATTCCTTAACCTTCGTGTTGCCATCGGGAACCACGATCGACACCGCAGATCCAGAAGCCGATCTCCAGTTTCAGGAACAGGAACCTAAACTTGCCACAGGCTTATTGGAATTACGCCAACGCATCCTGGCAAATGAGGCATTAACCCAGCGCATCCGTGCCAAATACCGGATGAAAAATACCACGGGCTATGCCCTCAATGCCCTGATTGATTTTGAACGCCCGATCGACATCTTCAGTCACCTGCTGATTGGTTCGGAAGGAACCCTGGCATTTATTGCAGAAGCAGTCTTGAATACCGTGCCCGTGTTGC from Kovacikia minuta CCNUW1 carries:
- a CDS encoding GMC oxidoreductase, with product MIIDDQHYDVIIVGTGAGGGTLAYKLAPTGKKILILERGDFMPLEEQNRSNVDVFKKERYHAPEQWYDNAGEPFSPQTNYSVGGNTKIYSAALLRMRDRDFEAITHEAGISPEWPLKYKDFEPYYTEAEQLYKVHGQVGDDPTEPPRSGDYPYPAVSHEPEIQVVVDAIAQQGLHPTTIPLALTRQTDDPTNDSEVSGIVPALKFASVTLKTGAKVVGLHANPSGKEVKAVEVEISGQTYLFFGDIVVLSCGAINSAALLLRSAHDIHPNGLANSSGLVGRNFMKHLMTAIVQLSAPNSGKFQRSISVNDFYWGEEGFPYPMGHIQNTGGLLQDIIFAESPPVLSLFAKVLPGFGLQQLATRSIGWWVQTEDLPSLDNQVRIVGNKLHLDYTPNNTEAHERLVYRWTEVLKAIEKNTKQTVLQRSGLHPHGEAPIQVVAHQCGTCRFGENSADSVLNLNCRAHDIDNLYVVDGSFFPSNASVSPALTIIANALRVGDHLIERLK
- a CDS encoding aquaporin codes for the protein MLRYLRQHYPEYLMEAWGLGMFMISAGVVTTLLEYPQSPLHQALPDAFVRRVINGIAMGLTVLGIVYSPWGKRSGAHINPAFSLTFLRLGKMKAWDAAFYVLFQFLGGLFGVLLVAILFNLSFTDPPVKYIVTIPGTWGVLIALVGELAIAFFTMTIVLYTNNHRKLAPLTGVFVCFLVMSYVIFESPLSGFGMNPARTVASALPSGIWTAIWIYLFAPIIGMLLAAEMYVRHRGIHRVTCAKMLNHRCTDTHCIHCGDRTEHALDILSDHQKLKNMGSKNT
- a CDS encoding GMC oxidoreductase; amino-acid sequence: MIIDDQQYDLIIIGTGAGGGTLAYQLAPTGKKILILERGTYLPREKANWSATEVYAKERYHTNETWYDIGGEPFRPQMSYWVGGNTKVYGAALIRLRERDFDEVNHQQGVSPAWALKYTDFEPYYAQAEKLYEVHGRQGDDPIEPPRSGDYPHPPVSHEPRIQQIAEAITKQGLRPFHLPLGIRLNEVDRTISTCIRCDSCDGFPCLVHAKSDAETGGIRPALQYPNVTLKTEAKVLRLHTSESGREIKAVEVEMGGETYLFHSNLVVVACGAINSAALLLRSHNDKHPNGLANRSDQVGRNFMKHLTTALVQISEVPNPDTYQKTICVNDFYWGDNQFPYPMGQVQNTGNVLPDMIPAEAPPLLAPFAKLVPQFGLQRIASHTTGWWLQSEDLPDPNNRVRMKGEKLHLEYTPNNSDAHERLIYTWVNVLKSIDKRSETARIPHGIYPRNSTGIQVMAHQCGTCRFGEDPTTSVLDLNCRTHDVDNLYVVDSSFFPSNSGVNPTLTIIANALRVGEHLAERMK
- a CDS encoding glucose 1-dehydrogenase; the protein is MTKLAGKVAIVTGSSGGIGQGIAERLAQDGASVVIDYHTHPQGAEETLSVVESAGSKGLIVQADLSVVSDIQKLVSATIDHFGKVDVLVNNAGMDGKNKDFWDLTEADFDAVINLNLKGTFFATQMVVKHFIDTKRAGKIINISSVHEELPFPHFAPYCVSKGGIKMMMRDLAIELGPLGITINNIAPGAIETPINTALLNDPEKLSALLKNIPLGRLGKPSDIAPLVSFLASSDADYMTGTTFFVDGGLLWNYHEQ
- a CDS encoding pentapeptide repeat-containing protein, with amino-acid sequence MFSEQLAVWLEKSAFIKVLDSLSKLGLLVAAIAFLREIPKWEERAAEEARRRQLEYWRAIDVARTTTRTKKGELYSTSLKIALEGLAAEKDTSGKPIKLTNIAAGGAKLEAVDLENSHLYVCGFQVADLSEANFRNTTLEVVHFTRARLFGANFSNAVFLDVGFTHALCDSETLFPDGFDAQKAGAYLIKPDADLKQAKLVNALLWNANLQGANLQGANLQGAIMGGLKNNWQRTNLQNANLEGARAGRVDLRFADLRNANLQGADLYNANLQGADLKGADFRGARFITADQIKAAEFYYEAIYDDDFHKELGLFP
- a CDS encoding DUF433 domain-containing protein; amino-acid sequence: MKLDRITSNSNRMNGQPCIRNLRLTVRRVIELLATYSDREELRREFPELEDEDIRQALIFASSYLEDRIIELPDRYETVA
- a CDS encoding DUF5615 family PIN-like protein, with amino-acid sequence MSYPIDMKLLLDQGLPLSAAALLRDAGFDTIHVSEIGMSEAEDTEIIQRAKDEERVVGTLDADFHTLLALDAAISPSVIRIRIERLRAQAFTDLLLMVISECEAELSQGAAITVEPSRIRIRRLPLLSDV
- the poxB gene encoding ubiquinone-dependent pyruvate dehydrogenase; the protein is MPKQTIAAKIVETLVQAGVRRVHGVVGDSLNSLVEEIRRTDGIDWIHYRHEEAAAFAAGAEAQLSGQLAVCAGSCGPGNVHLINGLYDCHRSMTPVLAIAAHIPSSEIGTGYFQETHPDRLFVECSHYCELISSARQMPRILQIAMQHAISKSGVSVIALSGDVAMEPIPDDSLANTVMTIRPAIRPTDEDLQTLAALLNHAEKVTLLCGSGCAGAHAELLALGEALKSPMVHALRGKEHVEYDNPYDVGMTGLIGFPSGYRALESCNVLLILGSDFPYKDWYPKQAKIAQIDIRPERLGRRCHIDLGLMGDVKQTLQALLPLLHTKTDRTHLDTSLEYYRKTRAELDSHAIGVAGNRPIYPEYLASVISELAAEDAIFTADVGSPTVWAARYLKMTRDRRLLGSFNHGSMANAMPQAIGAQFLYPDRQVISLSGDGGFTMLMGDFITLFQYDLPVKVIVFNNGVLGFVAMEMKVAGLPPYGTDLKNPDFAKMANAMGVLGIRVEDPADVRPAIERALKYNGPVLVDVLTNPSELSLPPKIELNQAWGFSLYMLKETLSGHGDEVVRTIESNFLKRKK